From Clostridiales bacterium, a single genomic window includes:
- a CDS encoding (2Fe-2S) ferredoxin domain-containing protein: MFNVYICVGSSCHLKGSYKIIKIFQDLIKQYNLEDKIEIKASFCLGHCTNGVALKLGENFIDNVSITNAKDVFEKQILKEAGVNI, encoded by the coding sequence TTGTTTAACGTTTATATTTGCGTTGGAAGCTCATGCCATCTAAAGGGTTCTTATAAAATAATAAAAATATTTCAGGATCTTATAAAACAGTATAACCTTGAAGATAAAATTGAGATAAAAGCATCATTTTGTCTTGGGCATTGCACAAACGGCGTCGCATTAAAATTGGGAGAAAATTTTATAGACAACGTCTCCATAACAAATGCAAAAGATGTATTTGAGAAACAGATACTCAAAGAAGCCGGTGTAAATATATAG
- a CDS encoding SpoIIE family protein phosphatase → MDFFVDADYESLNKYNEELCGDKVEIIRNKDSVIIVLADGLGSGVKANILSTLTSKIIGTMLSHEATIDEAVETIANTLPVCKERGIAYSTFSILQIFNNGESYLAEFDNPSIITLRNGKYFNLQGKSRNINGRIINESRFHAGLDDTFIIMSDGAVHAGIGQVLNFGWQWDNIKEYAERIYKKSMTAKNFANLLLAVCNNLYAQKPGDDTTIVAVKIRKGLNVNVLIGPPVDRDLDDYVVKKFIKSDGKKVVCGGTTSQIVCRVLDKKMRTNLNYVNPSVPPTADIDGIDLTCEGVLTMSKAVDYAKKYISADASLRNSFDLNKQDGASRLAKLLLEDCTSAHFYVGRAINPAHQNPEFPLSLGLKLKLVEEMAECLKSLGKQVTVEYA, encoded by the coding sequence ATGGATTTTTTCGTAGATGCAGATTATGAAAGCCTAAATAAATATAACGAGGAGCTTTGTGGCGATAAAGTTGAAATAATACGCAATAAAGACTCGGTTATCATAGTGCTGGCAGACGGTTTGGGAAGCGGAGTAAAAGCTAATATACTTTCTACCCTTACAAGCAAGATTATCGGGACGATGCTGTCCCATGAAGCCACTATAGATGAAGCCGTGGAAACTATAGCAAATACTCTTCCGGTATGCAAAGAAAGAGGGATAGCATATTCTACATTTTCCATACTTCAAATATTCAATAACGGAGAAAGCTATCTTGCTGAGTTTGATAATCCATCAATAATAACGCTAAGGAATGGTAAATATTTTAATCTCCAGGGAAAATCGAGAAATATAAACGGCAGAATTATAAATGAAAGCAGATTCCATGCAGGTCTTGATGATACATTTATAATTATGAGCGACGGTGCGGTTCATGCAGGCATAGGCCAGGTTTTGAATTTCGGATGGCAATGGGACAACATTAAAGAATACGCTGAAAGAATATATAAAAAGTCCATGACCGCAAAAAATTTTGCAAACCTCTTGCTTGCCGTATGCAATAATTTATATGCCCAAAAGCCTGGTGACGATACCACAATCGTCGCTGTCAAGATTAGAAAGGGTTTAAATGTCAATGTATTAATCGGGCCTCCTGTCGATAGAGACCTCGATGATTATGTTGTAAAAAAATTCATAAAAAGCGATGGCAAAAAAGTAGTATGCGGTGGAACGACATCCCAGATAGTATGCCGCGTCCTCGACAAAAAAATGAGGACAAATCTAAATTATGTCAATCCTTCCGTACCTCCTACCGCAGATATTGACGGCATTGACCTCACATGCGAAGGCGTCCTTACGATGAGCAAAGCCGTAGATTATGCGAAAAAATATATATCAGCAGATGCCTCCCTCCGCAACTCATTTGATTTAAACAAACAGGACGGTGCCTCGAGGCTTGCTAAACTTCTGCTTGAAGACTGTACGTCTGCCCACTTTTATGTAGGAAGGGCAATAAATCCCGCCCATCAAAACCCCGAATTTCCGCTGAGTTTAGGCTTAAAACTGAAACTTGTTGAAGAAATGGCAGAATGCCTCAAATCCCTCGGTAAACAGGTTACAGTGGAGTATGCTTAA